Proteins encoded together in one Temnothorax longispinosus isolate EJ_2023e chromosome 5, Tlon_JGU_v1, whole genome shotgun sequence window:
- the LOC139812986 gene encoding GATA zinc finger domain-containing protein 1: MPLGSKPACVKCGTRETALWHSTDDGNLCNACLEDERNAEAGSSSRADEEADKSGSLKPRRSTRITRYCNSKATGPHRIVPKGKGRRNLFKKTPVKAPTATATPVTSNFVFYKGTYFQVGDIVSMQDVDGGIYYAQIRGLLTDQYCEKSAAVTWLLPTTASPPPEEGFIPETYIIGPEEDLPRKLECMEFVMHAPSDYFKLKNSPYPPPLTEKGAGYIWTTLRNELAISKK; this comes from the exons ATGCCGCTTGGCAGCAAGCCGGCGTGCGTCAAGTGCGGGACTCGCGAGACCGCTCTGTGGCACTCCACCGACGACGGTAACTTGTGCAATGCCTGTCTGGAGGACGAGCGGAACGCCGAGGCGGGCTCGTCCTCCAGGGCGGACGAGGAGGCGGACAAGAGTGGCTCGTTGAAGCCCAGGAGGAGCACGCGGATCACGAGGTATTGCAACTCGAAGGCGACGGGGCCGCACAGAATTGTGCCCAAGGGCAAGGGTCGCAGAAACCTGTTTAAGAAAACG CCGGTCAAGGCACCTACAGCCACCGCGACTCCGGTCACCAGCAACTTTGTATTCTACAAGGGCACGTATTTTCAAGTCGGAGATATAGTCTCCATGCAGGACGTAGACGGTGGGATTTATTACGCCCAGATACGTGGCTTGTTGACGGATCAGTATTGCGAAAAGAGCGCCGCTGTTACCTGGCTGTTGCCCACCACAGCGAG CCCTCCACCGGAAGAAGGCTTCATTCCCGAGACGTATATAATTGGACCGGAGGAAGATTTACCTCGTAAATTGGAGTGCATGGAATTTGTAATGCATGCTCCGTCTGACTACTTCAAGTTGAAGAACAGTCCCTATCCACCTCCACTCACGGAGAAGGGAGCGGGCTACATATGGACAACTCTTAGAAACGAACTGGctatatctaaaaaatga
- the LOC139812977 gene encoding beta-1,3-galactosyltransferase 1 isoform X1: MLRDTLKLKMDRSRLLPVDLPAITVNNNGSVKGKASFVRRLAIGFVILSAILGLLYVPAYHSAQSPFSSLSDTPSSAEPLGNSRLMASVAQLPGWSYNTSRDLCVYIHPENNTSILSPTGICSLPPYLLIIICSAVANQEARAAIRNTWANKYNLDNLYNSTVKIAFLLGKSDNDTLNNLIVEESSQYNDIVQERFFDTYNNLTLKSVMMLKWVTSNCYQAKYLMKTDDDMFVNIPLLLQTLRSRTQAEILLGSLICNAKPIVDPKNKWYTPKYMYSEKTYPNYLSGTGYVMSTDIASKLYQAALVTPLLHLEDVYVTGLCARRAKVRPVNHPGFSYIPRKIDPCVLRNAITTHKVNASNMYVIWVKVNDTSIPCSNRTRTDRKPIVLSRSGRNAGYYVFKRKTINKCV, translated from the exons ATGTTGAGGGACACATTAAAACTCAAG ATGGACAGATCACGATTACTGCCCGTGGATTTACCTGCGATCACTGTCAACAACAATGGCAGTGTTAAAGGCAAGGCATCTTTTGTTCGGCGATTGGCAATAGGATTTGTGATTCTATCAGCCATTTTAGGCCTTTTATATGTGCCAGCGTATCACTCCGCTCAGAGTCCATTCTCAAGCTTAAGTGACACTCCATCCTCTGCAGAACCTCTTGGCAACTCCCGTTTGATGGCATCCGTGG caCAATTGCCTGGATGGTCATATAACACATCAAGAGATCTCTGTGTTTATATTCACCCGGAGAATAATACATCGATTCTCAGTCCTACTGGCATCTGTTCACTACCGCCATACCtgctaataattatatgctcGGCAGTCGCAAATCAGGAGGCCCGCGCTGCTATTAGGAATACTTGGgccaataaatataatttagacAATTTGTACAATTCTACAgtaaaaatagcatttttaCTAGGAAAAAGTGACAATGATACACTCAAC AATTTGATTGTTGAGGAAAGTTCTCAGTACAATGATATTGTGCAAGAACGTTTCTTTGATACATATAACAATTTGACGCTAAAGTCGGTCATGATGCTGAAATGGGTGACGTCGAATTGCTATCAAGCTAAATACCTCATGAAAACGGACGACGACATGTTCGTAAATATTCCCTTGCTTCTGCAAACGCTGCGCTCGAGAACGCAAGCGGAGATTCTCCTAGGTTCTCTCATTTGTAACGCTAAACCGATAGTGGATCCCAAAAACAAGTG GTATACACCCAAGTATATGTACTCGGAGAAAACATATCCAAACTATTTATCAGGCACAGGATATGTTATGAGTACGGATATTGCGTCTAAGTTATATCAAGCAGCATTGGTAACACCGTTGCTACACTTGGAGGACGTATACGTCACGGGTTTATGCGCGAGACGTGCGAAAGTCCGACCCGTCAACCATCCTGGATTCAGTTATATACCTCGCAAAATAGATCCCTGTGTGCTTAGGAACGCTATTACCACGCATAAGGTTAACGCGTCCAATATGTATGTGATTTGGGTAAAAGTGAATGATACTAGCATTCCATGCAGCAATCGTACTCGTACCGATAGAAAACCAATTGTTCTGAGCAGAAGTGGGAGAAATGCCGGCTATTACgtctttaaaagaaaaactataAACAAGTGCGTTTAA
- the LOC139812975 gene encoding uncharacterized protein isoform X2, translated as MFDDAIKNVKVTSHGDEVSLSVVSDTDASRLGGECMISGRKFTPRRYTKNWNDWKTFVKSEVTFDDQKLTLTNPYSCDTFTRPILMRKPPLDQTTSICFGEMMDETTGHNLTSSGGKLERIAEQDRILLNKSLSDTTLTRENDTSYRKTNVESDVEEKEHEIDSIESILQFDGNWMSGKSRTRKKKDKKRIHMLATRLGACNLEKERHDFPKIRTLCQKMKKNKEKKVDKSTLLTCLATDTSGQVTMSQSPEVHGNKSRVSNSFKERRSRMNTLINILQSGKSVNEKDSVGHKIELSPELTNSIEGNKVTDKRCKDCIIDLDAEKQDYDRYSMRNLRWDALKLDIPENHPVLKLGVVGELPGLRKELLYAAKECGITEPVKLATAQNKEGIGYSETNPWREKMFDDAIKNVRVTSRGDEVSLSLVSDTCSPRIYRTEEFENWKHPDREDRLKCQLISNHKLKKESKRRCKKRLGEIIASVVRRGCFNHQVNSVINDLTSFSLTEEVKADTIKKKPTQTHRTSV; from the coding sequence ATGTTTGACGACGCCATCAAAAATGTTAAGGTCACGTCGCACGGTGACGAGGTTTCTTTGTCTGTTGTCAGTGATACGGACGCTTCGCGCCTTGGAGGCGAATGCATGATCAGTGGGAGAAAATTTACACCTAGACGTTACACTAAGAACTGGAATGACTGgaaaacatttgtaaagtCAGAGGTCACATTCGATGACCAAAAGCTTACGCTTACAAACCCGTATAGCTGTGATACATTTACAAGGCCTATATTAATGAGGAAACCTCCTCTCGATCAGACAACTTCAATATGTTTCGGCGAAATGATGGACGAAACAACGGGACACAATCTTACGTCATCAGGTGGAAAATTGGAAAGGATCGCGGAGCAGGAtagaatacttttaaataagtcTCTATCAGATACAACTCTGACCAGGGAGAACGACACGAGCTATAGGAAGACGAATGTAGAATCAGACGTGGAGGAGAAGGAGCATGAAATAGATAGCATTGAAAGCATATTGCAATTTGATGGAAATTGGATGTCCGGCAAGTCCAGAaccagaaagaagaaagataaaaaaagaatacatatGCTAGCGACACGACTAGGCGCTTGTAatttagagaaagaaaggcaTGACTTTCCGAAGATTAGGACGCTTTGCCAAAAGatgaagaaaaacaaagagaaaaaagtagATAAAAGCACGCTGTTGACTTGTTTAGCGACGGATACATCAGGCCAGGTAACAATGTCTCAAAGTCCAGAAGTCCACGGTAATAAATCTCGGGTATCAAAttcatttaaagaaagaagGTCTAGAAtgaatacattaattaatatattacaaagcgGAAAAAGTGTAAATGAGAAGGACAGCGTTGGgcataaaatagaattaagtCCGGAATTGACAAATAGTATCGAGGGAAACAAAGTGACAGATAAGCGATGTAAAGACTGCATAATCGATTTAGATGCAGAGAAGCAAGATTATGATCGATATTCGATGCGAAATTTAAGATGGGACGCTTTAAAACTAGATATTCCTGAAAACCATCCCGTTTTAAAACTCGGTGTGGTAGGTGAATTGCCAGGACTCCGTAAAGAGCTCCTTTATGCCGCAAAGGAATGCGGCATAACGGAACCTGTAAAACTCGCGACAGCTCAGAATAAAGAGGGTATAGGATACAGCGAGACCAATCCCTGGCGGGAAAAGATGTTTGACGATGCCATCAAAAATGTTAGGGTCACGTCGCGCGGTGACGAGGTTTCTTTGTCTCTTGTCAGTGATACTTGTTCACCTAGAATTTACAGAACTGAAGAATTTGAGAACTGGAAACATCCAGACCGGGAAGACCGTTTGAAATGCCAACTCATTAGTAAccataaattaaagaaagaaagtaagAGACGGTGTAAGAAACGGTTGGGGGAAATTATCGCCTCAGTAGTAAGGCGTGGATGTTTCAACCATCAGGTAAATTCtgtaataaatgatttaacgTCGTTCAGTCTTACCGAAGAGGTAAAGGCAGataccattaaaaaaaaacccacTCAAACTCACCGCAcatctgtttaa
- the LOC139812975 gene encoding uncharacterized protein isoform X1: MVPSRAREMMMKCGWTEGKGLGKDECGITEPVKLATTQNKAGIGYSENNPWWEKMFDDAIKNVKVTSHGDEVSLSVVSDTDASRLGGECMISGRKFTPRRYTKNWNDWKTFVKSEVTFDDQKLTLTNPYSCDTFTRPILMRKPPLDQTTSICFGEMMDETTGHNLTSSGGKLERIAEQDRILLNKSLSDTTLTRENDTSYRKTNVESDVEEKEHEIDSIESILQFDGNWMSGKSRTRKKKDKKRIHMLATRLGACNLEKERHDFPKIRTLCQKMKKNKEKKVDKSTLLTCLATDTSGQVTMSQSPEVHGNKSRVSNSFKERRSRMNTLINILQSGKSVNEKDSVGHKIELSPELTNSIEGNKVTDKRCKDCIIDLDAEKQDYDRYSMRNLRWDALKLDIPENHPVLKLGVVGELPGLRKELLYAAKECGITEPVKLATAQNKEGIGYSETNPWREKMFDDAIKNVRVTSRGDEVSLSLVSDTCSPRIYRTEEFENWKHPDREDRLKCQLISNHKLKKESKRRCKKRLGEIIASVVRRGCFNHQVNSVINDLTSFSLTEEVKADTIKKKPTQTHRTSV; encoded by the exons ATGGTCCCGTCCCGCGCGAGAGAGATGATGATGAAATGCGGTTGGACGGAAG GAAAAGGACTCGGTAAGGATGAATGCGGCATAACGGAACCTGTAAAACTCGCGACAACTCAGAATAAAGCGGGTATAGGATACAGCGAGAACAATCCCTGGTGGGAAAAGATGTTTGACGACGCCATCAAAAATGTTAAGGTCACGTCGCACGGTGACGAGGTTTCTTTGTCTGTTGTCAGTGATACGGACGCTTCGCGCCTTGGAGGCGAATGCATGATCAGTGGGAGAAAATTTACACCTAGACGTTACACTAAGAACTGGAATGACTGgaaaacatttgtaaagtCAGAGGTCACATTCGATGACCAAAAGCTTACGCTTACAAACCCGTATAGCTGTGATACATTTACAAGGCCTATATTAATGAGGAAACCTCCTCTCGATCAGACAACTTCAATATGTTTCGGCGAAATGATGGACGAAACAACGGGACACAATCTTACGTCATCAGGTGGAAAATTGGAAAGGATCGCGGAGCAGGAtagaatacttttaaataagtcTCTATCAGATACAACTCTGACCAGGGAGAACGACACGAGCTATAGGAAGACGAATGTAGAATCAGACGTGGAGGAGAAGGAGCATGAAATAGATAGCATTGAAAGCATATTGCAATTTGATGGAAATTGGATGTCCGGCAAGTCCAGAaccagaaagaagaaagataaaaaaagaatacatatGCTAGCGACACGACTAGGCGCTTGTAatttagagaaagaaaggcaTGACTTTCCGAAGATTAGGACGCTTTGCCAAAAGatgaagaaaaacaaagagaaaaaagtagATAAAAGCACGCTGTTGACTTGTTTAGCGACGGATACATCAGGCCAGGTAACAATGTCTCAAAGTCCAGAAGTCCACGGTAATAAATCTCGGGTATCAAAttcatttaaagaaagaagGTCTAGAAtgaatacattaattaatatattacaaagcgGAAAAAGTGTAAATGAGAAGGACAGCGTTGGgcataaaatagaattaagtCCGGAATTGACAAATAGTATCGAGGGAAACAAAGTGACAGATAAGCGATGTAAAGACTGCATAATCGATTTAGATGCAGAGAAGCAAGATTATGATCGATATTCGATGCGAAATTTAAGATGGGACGCTTTAAAACTAGATATTCCTGAAAACCATCCCGTTTTAAAACTCGGTGTGGTAGGTGAATTGCCAGGACTCCGTAAAGAGCTCCTTTATGCCGCAAAGGAATGCGGCATAACGGAACCTGTAAAACTCGCGACAGCTCAGAATAAAGAGGGTATAGGATACAGCGAGACCAATCCCTGGCGGGAAAAGATGTTTGACGATGCCATCAAAAATGTTAGGGTCACGTCGCGCGGTGACGAGGTTTCTTTGTCTCTTGTCAGTGATACTTGTTCACCTAGAATTTACAGAACTGAAGAATTTGAGAACTGGAAACATCCAGACCGGGAAGACCGTTTGAAATGCCAACTCATTAGTAAccataaattaaagaaagaaagtaagAGACGGTGTAAGAAACGGTTGGGGGAAATTATCGCCTCAGTAGTAAGGCGTGGATGTTTCAACCATCAGGTAAATTCtgtaataaatgatttaacgTCGTTCAGTCTTACCGAAGAGGTAAAGGCAGataccattaaaaaaaaacccacTCAAACTCACCGCAcatctgtttaa
- the LOC139812977 gene encoding beta-1,3-galactosyltransferase 1 isoform X2 translates to MDRSRLLPVDLPAITVNNNGSVKGKASFVRRLAIGFVILSAILGLLYVPAYHSAQSPFSSLSDTPSSAEPLGNSRLMASVAQLPGWSYNTSRDLCVYIHPENNTSILSPTGICSLPPYLLIIICSAVANQEARAAIRNTWANKYNLDNLYNSTVKIAFLLGKSDNDTLNNLIVEESSQYNDIVQERFFDTYNNLTLKSVMMLKWVTSNCYQAKYLMKTDDDMFVNIPLLLQTLRSRTQAEILLGSLICNAKPIVDPKNKWYTPKYMYSEKTYPNYLSGTGYVMSTDIASKLYQAALVTPLLHLEDVYVTGLCARRAKVRPVNHPGFSYIPRKIDPCVLRNAITTHKVNASNMYVIWVKVNDTSIPCSNRTRTDRKPIVLSRSGRNAGYYVFKRKTINKCV, encoded by the exons ATGGACAGATCACGATTACTGCCCGTGGATTTACCTGCGATCACTGTCAACAACAATGGCAGTGTTAAAGGCAAGGCATCTTTTGTTCGGCGATTGGCAATAGGATTTGTGATTCTATCAGCCATTTTAGGCCTTTTATATGTGCCAGCGTATCACTCCGCTCAGAGTCCATTCTCAAGCTTAAGTGACACTCCATCCTCTGCAGAACCTCTTGGCAACTCCCGTTTGATGGCATCCGTGG caCAATTGCCTGGATGGTCATATAACACATCAAGAGATCTCTGTGTTTATATTCACCCGGAGAATAATACATCGATTCTCAGTCCTACTGGCATCTGTTCACTACCGCCATACCtgctaataattatatgctcGGCAGTCGCAAATCAGGAGGCCCGCGCTGCTATTAGGAATACTTGGgccaataaatataatttagacAATTTGTACAATTCTACAgtaaaaatagcatttttaCTAGGAAAAAGTGACAATGATACACTCAAC AATTTGATTGTTGAGGAAAGTTCTCAGTACAATGATATTGTGCAAGAACGTTTCTTTGATACATATAACAATTTGACGCTAAAGTCGGTCATGATGCTGAAATGGGTGACGTCGAATTGCTATCAAGCTAAATACCTCATGAAAACGGACGACGACATGTTCGTAAATATTCCCTTGCTTCTGCAAACGCTGCGCTCGAGAACGCAAGCGGAGATTCTCCTAGGTTCTCTCATTTGTAACGCTAAACCGATAGTGGATCCCAAAAACAAGTG GTATACACCCAAGTATATGTACTCGGAGAAAACATATCCAAACTATTTATCAGGCACAGGATATGTTATGAGTACGGATATTGCGTCTAAGTTATATCAAGCAGCATTGGTAACACCGTTGCTACACTTGGAGGACGTATACGTCACGGGTTTATGCGCGAGACGTGCGAAAGTCCGACCCGTCAACCATCCTGGATTCAGTTATATACCTCGCAAAATAGATCCCTGTGTGCTTAGGAACGCTATTACCACGCATAAGGTTAACGCGTCCAATATGTATGTGATTTGGGTAAAAGTGAATGATACTAGCATTCCATGCAGCAATCGTACTCGTACCGATAGAAAACCAATTGTTCTGAGCAGAAGTGGGAGAAATGCCGGCTATTACgtctttaaaagaaaaactataAACAAGTGCGTTTAA
- the Or gene encoding AP-3 complex subunit sigma-2, with translation MIKAILVFNNHGKPRLSKFYQYFNEDMQQQIIKETFQLVSKRDDNVCNFLEGGSLIGGSDYKLIYRHYATLYFVFCVDSSESELGILDLIQVFVETLDKCFENVCELDLIFHVDKVHYILNELVMGGMVLETNMTEILTRIEDQNKLEKQEAGITAAPARAVSAVKNMNIPQQIKDMKLPDLPQAIKDLKF, from the exons ATGATTAAGGCGATCCTGGTCTTCAATAATCATGGGAAACCTCGGCTTTCCAAGTTTTATCAGTACTTC AACGAGGATATGCAGCAGCAGATAATAAAAGAGACGTTTCAGCTGGTCTCGAAGAGAGACGACAACGTGTGCAATTTCTTGGAGGGCGGTAGTCTGATCGGCGGATCCGACTACAAGCTGATCTATCGGCATTACGCGACGCTCTACTTTGTGTTCTGCGTCGACAGTTCGGAGTCGGAGCTGGGAATCCTAGACCTGATACAGGTCTTTGTCGAGACCCTGGACAAATGCTTTGAGAACGTGTGCGAGCTCGATCTCATTTTTCACGTGGACAAAGTCCATTACATACTCAATGAGTTAGTGATGGGCGGTATGGTCCTCGAGACCAACATGACTGAGATTCTCACGAGGATCGAGGATCAGAACAAGTTGGAGAAGCAAGAG GCGGGAATCACAGCAGCGCCCGCGCGTGCTGTCTCGGCGGTGAAGAACATGAATATACCGCAACAAATAAAGGATATGAAGCTACCTGACTTGCCGCAAGCCATAAAAGATCTCAAATTCTGA
- the LOC139812984 gene encoding odorant receptor 46a-like isoform X3, translated as MDILPLNFRVFWFCGAWSEEKDNNLFVRCLSLCYRISRYAIVTLLYEFTILEVIELVRTHDNIEDITEGLFLALTYVAFCFKYGNFLARQNEVSMLLDCFRSETCQPKNSEEKMILLKYDRKAKWCVRTFMSISQATCIALILAPIVGPQNSDRPLPVKTYLPYSISGLYPYLATYLQHVGAIFYGVLLNVSFDSLVYGFTLHACGQIELLRYRLSKIFKDRPEQYRIDSSKGTMISDFFSQKKILSVKFLSLTMYLGCMLFQVFFYCWYGNELQLKSRGIGDAIYSSDWTTATTQDRRSLLFVMAISQKGLNLSYYGIFSLGIDTFTGILKMSYSTFNVLQQSM; from the exons ATGGATATATTGCCATTAAATTTCCGAGTTTTCTGGTTCTGCGGTGCATGGAGCGAAGAGAAGGATAATAATCTTTTCGTTCGTTGCTTAAGTTTGTGCTACAG AATTTCCAGGTATGCCAtcgttacattattatatgagTTTACGATATTGGAAGTAATCGAGCTTGTAAGGACGCACGACAATATAGAAGATATAACTGAAGGACTCTTCCTAGCGTTAACTTATGTAGCATTTTGCTTTAAATACGGAAACTTCTTAGCGCGACAAAACGAAGTGTCCATGTTGCTGGACTGTTTTCGAAGCGAAACGTGTCAGCCAAAGAATTCCGAAGAAAAGATGATCCTCCTTAAGTACGATCGCAAAG CCAAGTGGTGCGTTCGAACTTTCATGAGTATATCTCAAGCTACTTGTATAGCTCTTATACTCGCCCCTATTGTGGGGCCTCAGAATAGCGACAGACCACTGCCGGTCAAGACATACCTGCCGTACTCGATATCCGGCTTATATCCGTACCTGGCGACTTACCTTCAGCACGTAGGCGCAATATTTTACGGGGTACTGTTGAACGTTTCGTTTGACTCCCTCGTCTACGGCTTCACCCTTCACGCCTGCGGGCAGATCGAGCTGCTGCGCTATCGTCTGTCGAAGATCTTCAAGGATCGTCCAGAGCAATATCGAATCGATTCGAGCAAAGGCACGATGATCAGCGA TTTTTTTTCGCAGAAGAAGATTCTCAGCGTCAAATTTCTCTCGTTGACTATGTACCTCGGCTGCATGCTGTTTCAAGTGTTCTTCTACTGCTGGTATGGAAATGAATTGCAACTGAAG AGCAGGGGCATCGGCGACGCTATTTATTCGAGTGATTGGACGACCGCCACGACGCAAGACCGGAGAAGTCTGCTATTCGTGATGGCCATCAGCCAAAAGGGATTGAACCTGTCTTATTACGGAATTTTCAGCTTAGGCATCGACACTTTCACTGGG ATTTTGAAAATGTCCTACTCTACCTTTAATGTTCTACAACAGTCGATGTGA
- the LOC139812984 gene encoding odorant receptor Or1-like isoform X2, translated as MDILPLNFRVFWFCGAWSEEKDNNLFVRCLSLCYRYAIVTLLYEFTILEVIELVRTHDNIEDITEGLFLALTYVAFCFKYGNFLARQNEVSMLLDCFRSETCQPKNSEEKMILLKYDRKAKWCVRTFMSISQATCIALILAPIVGPQNSDRPLPVKTYLPYSISGLYPYLATYLQHVGAIFYGVLLNVSFDSLVYGFTLHACGQIELLRYRLSKIFKDRPEQYRIDSSKGTMISECVRHHLYVHEIVRRIQSLFVWTVAILFIFSMVTLCTSIFQMSKKKILSVKFLSLTMYLGCMLFQVFFYCWYGNELQLKSRGIGDAIYSSDWTTATTQDRRSLLFVMAISQKGLNLSYYGIFSLGIDTFTGILKMSYSTFNVLQQSM; from the exons ATGGATATATTGCCATTAAATTTCCGAGTTTTCTGGTTCTGCGGTGCATGGAGCGAAGAGAAGGATAATAATCTTTTCGTTCGTTGCTTAAGTTTGTGCTACAG GTATGCCAtcgttacattattatatgagTTTACGATATTGGAAGTAATCGAGCTTGTAAGGACGCACGACAATATAGAAGATATAACTGAAGGACTCTTCCTAGCGTTAACTTATGTAGCATTTTGCTTTAAATACGGAAACTTCTTAGCGCGACAAAACGAAGTGTCCATGTTGCTGGACTGTTTTCGAAGCGAAACGTGTCAGCCAAAGAATTCCGAAGAAAAGATGATCCTCCTTAAGTACGATCGCAAAG CCAAGTGGTGCGTTCGAACTTTCATGAGTATATCTCAAGCTACTTGTATAGCTCTTATACTCGCCCCTATTGTGGGGCCTCAGAATAGCGACAGACCACTGCCGGTCAAGACATACCTGCCGTACTCGATATCCGGCTTATATCCGTACCTGGCGACTTACCTTCAGCACGTAGGCGCAATATTTTACGGGGTACTGTTGAACGTTTCGTTTGACTCCCTCGTCTACGGCTTCACCCTTCACGCCTGCGGGCAGATCGAGCTGCTGCGCTATCGTCTGTCGAAGATCTTCAAGGATCGTCCAGAGCAATATCGAATCGATTCGAGCAAAGGCACGATGATCAGCGAGTGCGTGAGACATCACTTATACGTACACGAGATCGTGCGCAGGATACAGTCGTTGTTTGTGTGGACCGTGgcgattttattcattttcaGCATGGTCACCTTGTGCACCAGTATTTTCCAAATGTCCAAG AAGAAGATTCTCAGCGTCAAATTTCTCTCGTTGACTATGTACCTCGGCTGCATGCTGTTTCAAGTGTTCTTCTACTGCTGGTATGGAAATGAATTGCAACTGAAG AGCAGGGGCATCGGCGACGCTATTTATTCGAGTGATTGGACGACCGCCACGACGCAAGACCGGAGAAGTCTGCTATTCGTGATGGCCATCAGCCAAAAGGGATTGAACCTGTCTTATTACGGAATTTTCAGCTTAGGCATCGACACTTTCACTGGG ATTTTGAAAATGTCCTACTCTACCTTTAATGTTCTACAACAGTCGATGTGA
- the LOC139812984 gene encoding odorant receptor 46a-like isoform X1, with protein sequence MDILPLNFRVFWFCGAWSEEKDNNLFVRCLSLCYRISRYAIVTLLYEFTILEVIELVRTHDNIEDITEGLFLALTYVAFCFKYGNFLARQNEVSMLLDCFRSETCQPKNSEEKMILLKYDRKAKWCVRTFMSISQATCIALILAPIVGPQNSDRPLPVKTYLPYSISGLYPYLATYLQHVGAIFYGVLLNVSFDSLVYGFTLHACGQIELLRYRLSKIFKDRPEQYRIDSSKGTMISECVRHHLYVHEIVRRIQSLFVWTVAILFIFSMVTLCTSIFQMSKKKILSVKFLSLTMYLGCMLFQVFFYCWYGNELQLKSRGIGDAIYSSDWTTATTQDRRSLLFVMAISQKGLNLSYYGIFSLGIDTFTGILKMSYSTFNVLQQSM encoded by the exons ATGGATATATTGCCATTAAATTTCCGAGTTTTCTGGTTCTGCGGTGCATGGAGCGAAGAGAAGGATAATAATCTTTTCGTTCGTTGCTTAAGTTTGTGCTACAG AATTTCCAGGTATGCCAtcgttacattattatatgagTTTACGATATTGGAAGTAATCGAGCTTGTAAGGACGCACGACAATATAGAAGATATAACTGAAGGACTCTTCCTAGCGTTAACTTATGTAGCATTTTGCTTTAAATACGGAAACTTCTTAGCGCGACAAAACGAAGTGTCCATGTTGCTGGACTGTTTTCGAAGCGAAACGTGTCAGCCAAAGAATTCCGAAGAAAAGATGATCCTCCTTAAGTACGATCGCAAAG CCAAGTGGTGCGTTCGAACTTTCATGAGTATATCTCAAGCTACTTGTATAGCTCTTATACTCGCCCCTATTGTGGGGCCTCAGAATAGCGACAGACCACTGCCGGTCAAGACATACCTGCCGTACTCGATATCCGGCTTATATCCGTACCTGGCGACTTACCTTCAGCACGTAGGCGCAATATTTTACGGGGTACTGTTGAACGTTTCGTTTGACTCCCTCGTCTACGGCTTCACCCTTCACGCCTGCGGGCAGATCGAGCTGCTGCGCTATCGTCTGTCGAAGATCTTCAAGGATCGTCCAGAGCAATATCGAATCGATTCGAGCAAAGGCACGATGATCAGCGAGTGCGTGAGACATCACTTATACGTACACGAGATCGTGCGCAGGATACAGTCGTTGTTTGTGTGGACCGTGgcgattttattcattttcaGCATGGTCACCTTGTGCACCAGTATTTTCCAAATGTCCAAG AAGAAGATTCTCAGCGTCAAATTTCTCTCGTTGACTATGTACCTCGGCTGCATGCTGTTTCAAGTGTTCTTCTACTGCTGGTATGGAAATGAATTGCAACTGAAG AGCAGGGGCATCGGCGACGCTATTTATTCGAGTGATTGGACGACCGCCACGACGCAAGACCGGAGAAGTCTGCTATTCGTGATGGCCATCAGCCAAAAGGGATTGAACCTGTCTTATTACGGAATTTTCAGCTTAGGCATCGACACTTTCACTGGG ATTTTGAAAATGTCCTACTCTACCTTTAATGTTCTACAACAGTCGATGTGA